The following are from one region of the Geoalkalibacter subterraneus genome:
- a CDS encoding alpha/beta fold hydrolase, whose protein sequence is MKACINGRQIAYSDEGQGPAIVLIHGFPLSRAMWTPQIEALASAGYRVVAPDLAGFGESECGDEPYSMDRLADDVAQLMLHLGIGRAVVGGMSMGGYVLLNLLERHPKRIAGAAFLVTRCTADDDAGREKRNSMAQAVRQGRRHDVIDAFIQLVFAPSTLEQNPTLVDQVRGIMEQSSDEGLIGALHAMRDRPDYSSRLGDFPVPALVVGATEDRAVPPETIPAFTKGLPAGRSCMIDGAGHMANLEQPEAFNQCLLDFLKLF, encoded by the coding sequence ATGAAGGCTTGTATCAATGGGCGCCAGATTGCTTACAGCGACGAGGGGCAGGGACCGGCGATTGTGCTGATCCATGGCTTTCCTCTGAGTCGCGCCATGTGGACACCGCAGATCGAGGCGTTGGCTTCCGCAGGCTACCGGGTGGTTGCCCCGGACCTGGCTGGTTTCGGCGAAAGTGAATGCGGCGATGAACCTTATTCGATGGATCGATTGGCGGACGATGTCGCTCAACTGATGCTGCATCTCGGCATCGGGCGTGCGGTGGTGGGCGGCATGTCGATGGGCGGCTATGTTCTGCTGAACCTGCTGGAGCGGCATCCGAAAAGGATCGCCGGCGCCGCCTTCCTGGTGACCCGCTGCACCGCCGACGACGATGCGGGGCGGGAGAAGCGCAACAGCATGGCGCAAGCCGTGCGCCAGGGGCGTCGTCATGATGTGATCGACGCATTTATCCAACTGGTTTTCGCACCGAGCACCCTGGAGCAGAATCCAACCCTGGTGGATCAGGTCAGAGGAATTATGGAGCAATCCTCTGATGAAGGGCTCATCGGTGCCCTGCACGCCATGCGCGACCGTCCCGACTACAGCAGCCGCCTGGGTGACTTTCCTGTGCCGGCACTGGTTGTCGGTGCGACGGAAGATCGCGCCGTGCCGCCGGAGACCATTCCGGCCTTCACAAAAGGTCTGCCGGCCGGACGTTCCTGTATGATCGATGGCGCCGGGCACATGGCGAACCTTGAACAGCCCGAGGCCTTCAATCAATGCCTGCTTGATTTTTTAAAGTTGTTCTGA